The following coding sequences are from one Sander lucioperca isolate FBNREF2018 chromosome 2, SLUC_FBN_1.2, whole genome shotgun sequence window:
- the c2h2orf68 gene encoding UPF0561 protein C2orf68 homolog, translating into MDMLRDEEVHELKYKPGGRLDMSHGFLHHIRRNQIARDDYDKQAKEVKQAKELQRRRHTTTPRRPRRPDIQVYHPRRRHGSEPGTSAEAEESNESGSSTETETHGTELFWLDYQADSGTITSFLVHKEDKPEKVVERVTEKNILDSAMRAALEARIQKEIDKRRDKR; encoded by the exons atggataTGTTAAGAGACGAAGAAGTGCATGAGCTGAAATACAAACCTGGGGGCCGCTTGGATATGAGCCATGGCTTCCTGCACCATATCCGGAGGAACCAGATTGCTAG GGATGACTATGATAAGCAAGCCAAAGAGGTGAAGCAAGCTAAAGAGCTTCAGCGGCGGAGGCACACCACAACCCCTAGACGACCCCGTCGACCTGATATCCAAGTGTACCATCCTCGACGCAGAC ATGGATCAGAGCCGGGGACCAGTGCTGAGGCTGAAGAGTCTAATGAGAGTGGGTCgagcacagagacagagacccaTGGTACTGAACTCTTCTGGCTTGACTATCAGGCAGACTCTGGTACCATTACCTCCTTCCTTGTGCACAAG gaGGATAAGCCTGAGAAGGTGGTGGAACGTGTCACAGAGAAGAACATCCTAGATTCAGCCATGAGGGCAGCTTTAGAGGCTCGAATTCAAAAGGAAATTGACAAAAGACGAGACAAACGCTGA